From a region of the Acidobacteriota bacterium genome:
- the lepA gene encoding translation elongation factor 4: protein MPSSTEKKPPRPRVDQAHTRNFCIIAHIDHGKSTLADRLLEDTETIDRRQMRAQVLDKMDLERERGITIKMAAVRLHYKAKDGTIYELNLIDTPGHVDFTYEVSRSLAACEGAVLVVDAAQGVEAQTLANVNLALNHKLEIVPVINKIDLPAADPERVAEEIEETLFIERDLCIPASAKTGQGVEDILEAVVSRIPAPKGDAAAPLRALVFDSHFDPYLGIIAYVRVVDGELRPGMTIHMMATGHEAEIAGVGIFAPEMLETEALLTGQVGFVHAAMKSIGDCRVGDTMTERGRRAEKPLPGYHDAKPMVFCGLYPVDSEQFPDLRDALAKLQLNDASLSYEPETSAALGFGFRCGFLGLLHSEIVQERLEREFDIPLVATAPSVVYRIVLNDGSVEMIDNPTHWPEGQRLDRVEEPYVHATVMTPSQYVGTIMELCNDRRGTFGKLEYNGPERAMLTFQLPLSEILMDFFDALKSRTKGYASFDYEMAGYKEDNLVKMDILLNGEPVDALSFITHRDKAYYRGKALVKKLKEVLPRQLFEIRLQAALGRKVIAAEKIPALRKNVTAKCYGGDVTRKRKLLERQKEGKKRMKSVGQVEIPQEAFLSVLKVDE from the coding sequence ATGCCCTCATCTACAGAAAAGAAGCCCCCCAGACCCAGGGTCGACCAGGCGCACACACGCAATTTCTGCATCATCGCCCACATCGACCACGGCAAGTCGACCCTGGCCGACCGGCTGCTGGAAGACACCGAGACCATCGACCGCCGGCAGATGCGGGCACAGGTGCTGGACAAGATGGACTTGGAGCGGGAACGGGGCATCACCATCAAAATGGCGGCGGTGCGCCTCCACTACAAGGCCAAGGACGGCACCATCTACGAACTCAACCTCATCGACACTCCCGGGCACGTCGACTTCACCTATGAAGTCTCGCGCAGTCTGGCCGCCTGCGAAGGAGCCGTGCTGGTGGTGGACGCGGCACAGGGCGTGGAGGCTCAAACCCTGGCCAACGTCAACCTGGCTCTCAATCACAAGCTTGAAATCGTCCCCGTCATCAACAAGATCGATCTGCCCGCCGCCGACCCCGAGCGGGTGGCTGAAGAAATCGAAGAGACCCTCTTCATCGAGCGCGACCTGTGCATTCCTGCCAGCGCCAAGACGGGACAGGGCGTAGAAGACATCCTGGAGGCCGTGGTTTCGCGCATTCCCGCTCCCAAGGGCGACGCGGCGGCTCCTCTGCGGGCTCTGGTCTTCGACTCTCATTTCGATCCCTACCTGGGCATCATCGCCTATGTTCGGGTGGTGGACGGAGAGTTGCGTCCCGGCATGACGATCCACATGATGGCCACGGGCCACGAAGCCGAGATCGCCGGGGTCGGCATCTTCGCTCCCGAAATGCTGGAAACCGAAGCCCTCCTGACCGGTCAGGTGGGATTCGTGCACGCCGCCATGAAGTCCATCGGCGACTGCCGGGTGGGCGACACCATGACCGAGCGCGGACGCAGGGCCGAAAAGCCTCTTCCCGGTTACCACGACGCCAAGCCGATGGTCTTCTGCGGGCTTTATCCCGTCGATTCCGAGCAGTTCCCCGACCTGCGCGACGCGCTGGCCAAGCTGCAGCTCAACGACGCTTCATTGAGCTATGAGCCTGAGACCTCGGCCGCCCTGGGATTCGGCTTCCGCTGCGGGTTTTTGGGATTGCTGCACAGCGAGATCGTGCAGGAGCGCCTGGAGCGGGAGTTCGATATTCCGCTGGTAGCCACCGCTCCCTCGGTGGTCTACCGCATCGTTCTCAACGACGGCTCGGTTGAGATGATCGATAATCCTACCCACTGGCCCGAGGGCCAGAGGCTGGACCGCGTGGAAGAGCCCTACGTGCACGCCACCGTCATGACTCCCAGCCAGTACGTGGGCACCATCATGGAGCTCTGCAACGACCGCCGCGGCACCTTCGGGAAACTGGAATACAACGGGCCGGAACGGGCCATGCTGACTTTCCAACTGCCCTTGTCCGAAATCCTGATGGATTTCTTCGACGCCCTCAAGAGCCGCACCAAGGGATACGCTTCATTCGACTACGAAATGGCGGGCTACAAAGAGGACAATCTGGTCAAGATGGACATCCTGCTCAACGGCGAGCCCGTCGATGCGCTCAGCTTCATTACTCACCGCGACAAGGCCTACTACCGGGGCAAGGCGCTGGTCAAGAAACTGAAGGAAGTGCTTCCCCGCCAACTCTTCGAGATCCGTTTGCAGGCCGCCCTGGGACGCAAAGTCATCGCCGCCGAGAAGATTCCGGCCCTGCGCAAGAACGTGACCGCCAAATGCTACGGTGGCGACGTGACCCGCAAGCGCAAGCTGCTGGAACGGCAAAAGGAAGGCAAGAAGCGCATGAAATCGGTGGGACAGGTGGAGATTCCCCAGGAGGCCTTCCTGAGCGTCCTCAAGGTAGACGAGTAA
- the hemW gene encoding radical SAM family heme chaperone HemW: protein MTVGRPLGLYVHIPFCVRKCFYCDFNSGPVGEVKRGRHLKALRDEISHSPYRGALARTVFLGGGTPSELRLHELNGLIESLREAFDLSQVEEWTIECNPGTLTPGSLAAYRELGIDRISLGVQSFHDGHLKALGRVHDAGQARTSIRWIRQAGFRNLNLDLIFALPHQTLKEWQADLEEALSYRPQHLSLYNLTIEAGTEFGRRHEAGLLKETGEDLAADMYQTAIGYARAAGMTHYEISNFALPGRECLHNRIYWRNEDYLGLGVSASSYLDGLRWTNCGDLDQYAAGAARGRVPRSVEERLPARQALGEEIMLRLRTREGANLEALSEKYRLPAQNLYAAHLQRLQSQQLISRRASTISLTSRGIFLADQVCAEFLV from the coding sequence ATGACGGTAGGACGTCCACTGGGACTCTATGTGCACATCCCTTTCTGTGTGCGCAAGTGTTTCTACTGCGACTTCAATTCGGGTCCGGTGGGGGAGGTCAAGCGTGGCCGCCATTTGAAGGCGCTACGAGACGAGATCAGTCACTCGCCCTATCGCGGAGCACTGGCCCGTACTGTCTTTTTGGGGGGCGGGACGCCCTCCGAACTGCGTTTACATGAGCTCAACGGGCTGATCGAGTCGCTGCGGGAGGCCTTCGACCTCAGCCAGGTCGAGGAATGGACCATCGAGTGCAATCCGGGCACTCTCACTCCCGGCTCGCTGGCGGCTTACCGCGAGCTTGGAATCGACCGCATCAGCTTGGGCGTGCAGAGCTTCCACGACGGGCACCTGAAAGCCCTTGGACGCGTCCACGACGCCGGGCAGGCCCGCACCTCCATCCGCTGGATCCGCCAGGCGGGCTTCCGCAACCTCAATCTCGACCTCATCTTCGCTCTGCCCCATCAGACCTTGAAGGAATGGCAGGCCGATCTGGAAGAGGCTTTGTCCTACCGTCCTCAGCACCTCTCCCTTTACAACCTGACCATCGAAGCAGGAACCGAGTTCGGCCGTCGCCATGAGGCCGGACTGCTGAAGGAAACCGGGGAGGACCTGGCGGCCGACATGTACCAAACGGCCATCGGCTACGCCCGGGCAGCCGGCATGACCCACTACGAAATTTCCAACTTCGCCCTGCCCGGACGCGAGTGCCTGCACAACCGCATCTACTGGCGCAACGAAGACTACCTGGGACTGGGGGTCAGCGCCTCTTCTTACCTGGACGGCCTGCGCTGGACCAATTGCGGCGACCTGGACCAGTACGCCGCCGGCGCCGCGCGGGGACGCGTTCCCCGCTCAGTCGAAGAACGCCTCCCCGCCCGTCAAGCCCTGGGTGAAGAAATCATGCTTCGCCTGCGCACCCGCGAAGGCGCCAACCTGGAGGCGCTCTCCGAAAAGTACCGCCTCCCCGCCCAGAACCTCTACGCGGCTCACTTGCAGCGTCTCCAGTCCCAGCAACTCATCTCCCGCCGGGCATCAACCATCTCTCTCACCTCCCGCGGCATCTTCCTGGCCGATCAAGTCTGCGCCGAGTTCCTGGTCTGA